TGCGCTGCGCCACCTTCTCGAACCCGGCCAGGCGCACCAGTTCGTCCATTTCCTGCTGGGTACGGCGGCGCATCACCCACGCTGCGCCACCCCGGTGGCTGGTCAATGCGCGTGCGATGAACTCCAGCTGCGGGTGCCAGGGCTGGCCGGTGTAGGCCAGGTAGCCACCCACCGGCACCGTTGCGGCGATGCCCTGCAGCGAGCGCAGCACGGCGTCGTTGTCGGGGAACAGTTCATACAGGCCGGACACCACCGCCAGCGTGGGCGACGGATCGACCTTGGCCAGCTGCGACGGATCGAACGCATCGCCCTGCTCGAAGCGTGCGATGTCGGCCGCACCGAGGCGCTCGATCAACGCCTGGCCCTGGGTCACGTTCAGATCACTGAAGTCGCGCAGCACGATGCGGTCGGCGCGCTGCTCGCCCTGGCCCAGAGCTTCCAGCACATAGCGGCCATGGCCAGCGGCCACGTCCAGCACACGCACCGGCGTGCCCTGCCCGCGCAGGCGCTGGGCAGCGTCGCGGAGCAGTTCCTGCAGGTGCTGGCCGCGAATGCGGATGCCGCGCCAACCGATCGCGTCCAGATAGTTGCGGTCGACCATGCGGCCCAGCGGACCCTTGCCACGCGCTTCGTCGCGATAGATGTAGTCGAGCGTACTGCCGGAATCGAAACCGGTCTGCAGGCCCAGCGCGATGCCTTCGGACAACGTCCCGCCGAAACGCAGGCCGCCACGTACCACGCGCCAGCGCAGGTCAGCCACGCTGTTGCGCTCCGGTGGCCAGGCCAGGATTTCCGATTCTTCGAAGGTCGGCCCATGGCGGTGCGCATCACGCCGTGACAGCTCACGCAGCGGCTCGGCGAAACGTGCCTGGATGAAACTGCGGATGCGCGCCAGCGCCGGCGCCCGATCGCGCTCGCCCAACGTGTCGTGGAAGAAGCCTGGCAGGTGCACGCGCTCCTTGATCGGACTGGACAGGCGCTCGTAGAAGCGGTCCTGCGGGCCACGGTGCACGACGAAGTCCGAGCCGGACACCAGCAGCTGCACCGGCACGCTGATCGCCTGCGCATCGGCAACGATGCGGTCAGCCGCTTCGTACAGGCCCAGCAGCACGCGCACCGAGATCGGCCGGGTGATCAGCGGGTCGGTGCGGTAGCTTTCCACCCGCGCCGGATCATGGGTCAGCCACTGCGGCTTGACGTAGCTGTTGACGAAGAAGTTGCCGCGCAGCTTCTGCATCAATGCCAGGCCCGGGCGCGCGAACGGTACGTACAGCTTCACCTTGAACGCCGGCGAAGCCATCACCAGCGCGCGCAGCCGTGGGGCGTAGTCGTGCACCCAGGTCGCGGCGACCACCGCCCCCACGCTCTGCGCGATCACCACGATGTCTTCCACCGCGATGCCATGCTCGGCGCCGATGTGGGCGATGAAGCTGTCCAGGTCGCGCACCAGCGCCGGGAAGCCCGGTGCATCGCCACGCGCGCCCGGCGACCGGCCATTGCCGCGCGCATCCCAGGCGAAGAACGCGGTGTCGGGCAGGTCCAGCTCATCGACAACGTGAGTGACCCGGCCGGAATGTTCATGGCCGCGATGCAGCAGCACGATGGCCTTGGTGGCCGGCGTTGCGGTGGTGCCCGCCCAGTACCGGTAGAACAGCGGTACCTGGTCGAAGCTGTGGAATTCCCGTTCCTGCGCCTGACGCATGCAATCTCCTGATTGTCTTTTTGTATCTGCTTGATTAATTCGGCGAAACCGCCGTTTCCCGCAGTCCGCGACGGACGCGGTTGATCATCGTCAACACGCACAGCACCGCCATGACCTCGGCCACGCCAGTGACCGTCATCGCGCCAACCCACTCAAACGCCAGCAGCAGGCCCAGCGCACCAATCACGAACGCGCGGTCGCTCTTGCCCATCGGGCCGTCATAGCGGCGGCTGGCACCGACCATCAGCCCCAGCACACCGGCGTACTCGCTCAGGGCCGCCGTCCAGGCCAGCAGCCACAGCACCTCCGGGCGTACGCCCGGCACGCTGAGCAGGCTCAGGTACAGCGCCGCGTCGGCGATCACATCGCACAGCTCGTTCAGATAGGCGCCCAGCCGCGACTGCTGGCCGAACTCGCGGGCCAGCATGCCGTCCACGGCGTTGAGCGCCATGCGCAGCAGCATCCACAGTGGCAGCAGCAGGTACAGCAGGGGCTGGGCCGGCGCGCAGCACCAGACGGCGGCGGCCACCAGCAACGAGACCACGGCGGCGGCCACGGTCACCGCATTGGCGGTGATCCCCATGCGGTACAGGCCGCGTACGGCCGGACGCAACAGGTCCTGGAAACGTCCTTTCAATGCATAGATCGACACGATCTGTACCCGCTAATCCTTGGCAGTGCGGGCACAGCCTACCCCATCGTCGGCAGATTCCGACAACCTGGCCCCGGCCCGCAGCCCAGTGCCCCGGATCGAGCCCGTTCGATGTGCTTGACCCGGCCATACACCGATTGCCGACGCCAATTGCCCCTTCCGGCGCCCGTCACCGGTCCCCACCGCCTACAATATCGGCCCCGCTCCGCTGCCGATTCTGTCCCATGACTGCTGATCTGTTGCCCGTCCGCCGGGCCCTCCTCTCCGTTTCCGACAAGACCGGTCTGGTCGAGCTGGCCACTGCGCTGGCGGCACGCGGCGTGGAGCTGCTGTCCACCGGCGGCACCGCCAAGGCGATCCGCGATGCGGGCCTGGCCGTGAAGGACGTGGCCGAGGTCACCGGTTTCCCGGAAATGATGGACGGCCGGGTCAAGACCCTGCACCCGATGGTGCACGGCGGCCTGCTGGGCCGTTCCGGCCTGGATGATGGAGTGATGGCCGAGCACGGCATCGGCGCCATCGACCTGCTGGTGCTGAACCTGTACCCGTTCGAATCGGTCACCGCCAAGGCCGACTGCACTCTGGCCGACGCGGTCGAGAACATCGACATCGGCGGCCCGGCCATGCTGCGCTCGGCGGCCAAGAACTTCGCCCGCGTGGCAGTGGCCACCGACCCGTCGCAGTACGCCGAGCTGCTGGCCTCGCTGGACGCCAACGACGGCCAGCTGTCAGCCGCCACCCGCTTCGCGTTCTCGGTGGCCGCGTTCAACCGCGTCGCCCAATACGATGCCGCGATCAGCAACTACCTGTCGGCGGTCACCGCCACCGACGCCGCCGTACCGGCCCGTGCCGAGTACCCGGCGCAGATGAACTCCACCTTCGTGAAGGTGATGGACCTGCGCTACGGCGAGAACCCGCACCAGAGCGGCGCGTTCTACCGCGACCTGTACCCGGTGCCGGGCACGCTGGCCACCTTCCAGCAGCTGCAGGGCAAGGAGCTGAGCTACAACAATCTGGCCGATGCCGATGCGGCGTGGGAATGCGTACGCCAGTTCGATGCGCCGGCCTGCGTCATCGTCAAGCACGCCAACCCGTGCGGCGTGGCCGTCGGTGCCGGCAACGGCGATGCCTACGAGCTGGCCTACGCCACCGACCCGACCAGCGCCTTCGGCGGCATCATCGCCTTCAACAAGCCGCTGGACGCCGCCACCGCCAAGGTGATCCTCGACCGCCAGTTCGTCGAAGTGCTGATCGCCCCGGACTACGAGCCGGCCGCGCTGGAATACGCGCAGAAGAAGGCCAACGTGCGCGTGCTGCGTATCCCGCATGGCGATGGCCTGAACAACTTCGACAGCAAGCGCGTCGGCTCGGGCCTGCTGCTGCAGTCGTCGGACAACCGCGGCATGACCCGCGACGAGCTGAAGGTGGTCAGCAAGCTGGCGCCGACCGACAAGCAGTTCACCGACCTGCTGTTTGCCTGGAAGGTAGCCAAGTTCGTGAAGTCCAACGCGATCGTCTATGCCAAGGACAACCGCACCATCGGTGTCGGTGCCGGCCAGATGAGCCGCGTGTACTCGGCCCGCATCGCCGGCATCAAGGCCGCCGATGCGAACCTGGTGGTCGAGGGCTCGGTGATGGCCTCCGATGCGTTCTTCCCGTTCCGCGATGGCATCGATGCCGCTGCCGCCGCCGGCATCAAGGCGGTCATCCAGCCGGGCGGTTCGATGCGCGATGCCGAAGTGATCGCCGCCGCCGACGAACATGGCCTGGCCATGGTGTTCACCGGCGTGCGCCACTTCCGCCATTGATCCTGGAGCGACACGGATGTCCACAGTTTCGATGAAATCGCTGGCCGCCCTCGCCCTCGCGGGTGCGGCCGTGCTGGCGGGCTGCAAGCCTGCTGCCGAGCCCAGCATGGCGCCGAAGGTGGATGCGCCTGTGGTGGCCGCCACCGCGCCAGAACAGCATGTCAGCCGCACCGCGCGGCTGCAGGCCTTCCTGGTCCAGCGTTACGGCAGCAACGCCAAGCTCTCCGGTGAATGGCGCGGCAGCTGGACCCAGGACGGCGACACCCATTCGATGGACTGGCAGGTCTGCGCGGAACAACCGGTGGTGAGCGGTGACAACTGGCATCAGCTGCTGGCCGTGTGTGGTGCGCTGGTCGATGGCGCGCACATCGACCCGGGAACCATCGAGTTCTTCGTGCTGCGCCCGAAAGGCGAGGGCTTTGAAGTGGCCAGCGAACTGACCGGCCAGCGCTTCGGCAGCGGTGGCCAGCCCGGCACCGCCAGCATCATCCGCGCCGGCAGCGACTTCTATGGCTTCCGCGTCGAGGACGGCTGGTTCGGGCAGGGTTTCTCGCTGCTCTCGCAGTCGCTGATCCTGCCCGGCCCGAACGGCCTGGTTGCCAGTGGCAGCGTGCGCAGCCATATCGACAATGACGCCCAGTACGAGTGCGACACGGTCGACGCCAGTACCGACCCCGACACGGCCAATGACTGCCGAACCCGCCGCTTCAGCATCGATTTCTCACTGCGTTTCGACGACAGTGACCGCAGCGCGCGCGTCTGGCCACTGCTGATCGAGGAAACCGGCAACACCTGCGGCGGCAAGCAGGTCCGGCAGGAACACCGCTTTACCCTGGACCCGAAGACCTGGGCCTATTCCTTCCCCGAATCGCTGCGACGCGAAGGCTGCGAGTGAGCCACGCGCGCCGCCGGGGATATCGATCTTCCCTTCCCACGCAATCTGGAATCTCGTGATGAACGTACTTGTCATCGGCTCTGGCGGCCGCGAACACGCCCTGGCATGGAAGCTGGCCCAGTCCTCCCGTGTCACCGAAGTGATCGTGGCGCCCGGCAACGCCGGCACCGCCAGCGAAGACAAGTGCCGCAACGTGGCGGTCAAGGTCACCGATATCGACGGCCTGCTGGCGCTGGCACAGGCCGAAGGCGTGGCGCTGACCGTGGTCGGCCCGGAAGTACCGCTGGTGGCCGGCGTGGTCGACCGCTTCCGTGCCGCCGGCCTGCGCATCTTCGGGCCGACCGCCGCCGCCGCGCAGCTGGAAGGCAGCAAGGCCTACGCCAAGGACTTTCTGGCCCGCCACAACATTCCCACCGCGTTCTACGCCGTGCACACCGACGTGGACGCCGCCCTGGCCTACATCCGCGAGAAGGGCGCACCGATCGTGGTCAAAGCCGATGGCCTGGCCGCCGGCAAGGGCGTGATCGTCGCAATGACCCTGACCGAAGCCGAAGACGCGGTGCGTGACATGCTCTCGGGCAACGCGTTCGGCGATGCCGGCGCCCGCGTGGTCATCGAGGAATTCCTCGACGGCGAGGAAGCCAGCTTCATTTCGATGGTGGACGGTGTGCATGCACTGCCGATGGCCACCTCGCAGGACCACAAGCGCGTCGGCGACGGCGACACCGGCCCGAATACCGGCGGCATGGGCGCCTATTCGCCTGCGCCGGTGGTGACCCCGGAGGTGCATGCACGCGTGATGCGCGAGGTGGTGAATCCCACCGTGCAGGGCATGATCGCCGACGGCATCCCGTTCACCGGCTTCCTCTACGCCGGCCTGATGATCGACGCCAGCGGCGCACCGAAGGTCATCGAGTTCAACGTGCGCTTCGGCGACCCGGAAACCCAGCCGGTGATGCTGCGCCTGCAGTCGGACCTGGTGGAGCTGGTGGAAGCCGCCATCGACGGCCGCCTGGACCAGGTAGAAGCGCAGTGGGATGCACGCCCGTCGCTGGGCGTGGTGCTGGCCGCGAAGCCCTACCCGGAAGCGCCGATCACCGGCGACGTGATTTCCGGCCTGGACGACGTGCCTGCCAGTGCCAAGGTGTTCCATGCCGGTACGGCATTGGATGCGCAGGGCCAGGTGCTCAGTGCCGGCGGCCGCGTGCTGTGCGTGGCGGCGCTGGGCGACAGCGTGCGCGATGCGCAGGCGAACGCCTATGCCGGCGTGGCCAAGGTGACCTGGACCAACGAGTTCCACCGCACCGACATCGGCTGGCGCGCGATCGCACGCGAGGGCTGAGGCAGGTGCGGTATCAGGGCATCCACGCATAGCGTGGATGGAAGCCCGACCTTGCTGGGCCTTTTCCGAATCACTGTCGTTGTGTTCAATCAGGTCGCGCCGTGGACGGCCGCGATTTCCTTACCTGCGAACTGTCGTGCTCGGGATCAGGCCCAAGACAATGTGCCTCGTAGATCTTCAAACGAGGCGTATCGATGACGCCATGACCGTGCAGGCTCACAGCTGCATCGTATATCGCCTGCAGTAGTGCTTCTTTTGAACGCATCCCCTTCGGAGCCATGATGAGTGAACACCTTCTGCGCTGTTTCGCATATCCCAGCAGAATCAGCTCGTCAGTTCGATAGCTGATCGCGTCAGACCATGGCTGTACTGCATCCACGCGTGGCGTGGATCTACTGGTTCTGCATAGCTGGGGTAGATCCACGCCATGCGTGGATTGAACACCTCGGAAAAGAAAAGGCCCGGCAATGCCGGGCCTTTTCATCGCTTCAACGCCACCCCGCTTACGCGGTGAACAGCGCCTTCATCTTCTTCAGCGCGTTCGCTTCAACCTGGCGGATGCGCTCGGCCGACACGCCGTACTCGTCGGCCAGCTCCTGCAGCGTCACCTTGCTGTCGGCATCCAGCCAGCGGCGGCGGATGATGTCACGCGAACGCGCATCCAGTTCCGCCAGGCCTTCGCGCAGCAGCTGCATCTGGTTATCTTCGCTGTCGGCACGTTCGTAGGCCATCGACGGGTCTTCGTCATTGGCGACCAGGAACGCAGCCGGCGACGGCGGCGCGTGCTCGTTGTCCTCGTCGGTCGGCGCATCGAAACCGATATCGCGACCGGACAGGCGCGACTCCATTTCCATGACCTCGCGCTCGGACACGTTCAGGTCCTTGGCCACCGCGCTGACTTCAGCCGCGTTCATCCAGCCCAGGCGCGTCTTCGACTTGCGCAGGTTGAAGAACAGCTTGCGCTGCGCCTTGGTGGTGGCGACCTTCACGATGCGCCAGTTCTTCAGGATGAACTCGTGCATCTCGGCACGGATCCAGTGAACGGCGAAGGAGACCAGGCGCACGCCCATGTCCGGGTCGAAGCGCTTGACCGCCTTCATCAGGCCGATGTTGCCTTCCTGGATCAGGTCGCCCAGGGCAAGGCCGTAGCCGTTGTAGCCGCGGGCCACGTGCACCACGAAGCGCAGGTGCGAATGCACCAGCTCGCGGGCAGCGTCCAGATCATTGCCGTCGCGGAAGCGACGGGCCAGGTCCTGTTCGTCATCGACCGACAGCACCGGGATCTGGTGCACGGCACCGATGTAGGCGTCCAGCGAACCGAGCGCACTGGGAATCGGGAGATTGTTTGCCACAAGGGCAGTAGAGGTGTTCTGGCTCATAGGCACCCATCTTAGCAGTCCGGCATTTGGACTGCTAAAGGAGGAAAAAGTTCCAGCGTCCCATTGGTGCAACACTGGTCCCAAACAGGACCCTACCGTAGCGCGAATTGATGACAGTGGCGAGCACGCTTTTCGGGATTCTCAATCCCTTGGAATTCAAGCAATTACCCACCAGAAACCGGCCGATTCCGGTCAAGCGGAGCTGAACGGGCCGTCCCGGAGGCCCATTCAGGCCAGGAAACGTTGCCCGGTGTTCAGGCCCAGCCGTCCGCCGATGCTCAGAGCGCCGAACGCGGCGGCAGCGACCAGTCGATTGGTGCCTGGCCGCGGCGGCGCAGGTACTCGTTGGCCATCGAGAAATGCTGGCAGCCGAGGAAGCCGCGATGGGCCGACAGCGGCGACGGATGCGGCGACTTCAGCACGCGATG
The sequence above is a segment of the Stenotrophomonas maltophilia genome. Coding sequences within it:
- a CDS encoding bifunctional alpha/beta hydrolase/class I SAM-dependent methyltransferase, whose amino-acid sequence is MRQAQEREFHSFDQVPLFYRYWAGTTATPATKAIVLLHRGHEHSGRVTHVVDELDLPDTAFFAWDARGNGRSPGARGDAPGFPALVRDLDSFIAHIGAEHGIAVEDIVVIAQSVGAVVAATWVHDYAPRLRALVMASPAFKVKLYVPFARPGLALMQKLRGNFFVNSYVKPQWLTHDPARVESYRTDPLITRPISVRVLLGLYEAADRIVADAQAISVPVQLLVSGSDFVVHRGPQDRFYERLSSPIKERVHLPGFFHDTLGERDRAPALARIRSFIQARFAEPLRELSRRDAHRHGPTFEESEILAWPPERNSVADLRWRVVRGGLRFGGTLSEGIALGLQTGFDSGSTLDYIYRDEARGKGPLGRMVDRNYLDAIGWRGIRIRGQHLQELLRDAAQRLRGQGTPVRVLDVAAGHGRYVLEALGQGEQRADRIVLRDFSDLNVTQGQALIERLGAADIARFEQGDAFDPSQLAKVDPSPTLAVVSGLYELFPDNDAVLRSLQGIAATVPVGGYLAYTGQPWHPQLEFIARALTSHRGGAAWVMRRRTQQEMDELVRLAGFEKVAQRIDDFGIFTVSLARRAA
- a CDS encoding CDP-alcohol phosphatidyltransferase family protein yields the protein MSIYALKGRFQDLLRPAVRGLYRMGITANAVTVAAAVVSLLVAAAVWCCAPAQPLLYLLLPLWMLLRMALNAVDGMLAREFGQQSRLGAYLNELCDVIADAALYLSLLSVPGVRPEVLWLLAWTAALSEYAGVLGLMVGASRRYDGPMGKSDRAFVIGALGLLLAFEWVGAMTVTGVAEVMAVLCVLTMINRVRRGLRETAVSPN
- the purH gene encoding bifunctional phosphoribosylaminoimidazolecarboxamide formyltransferase/IMP cyclohydrolase, with product MTADLLPVRRALLSVSDKTGLVELATALAARGVELLSTGGTAKAIRDAGLAVKDVAEVTGFPEMMDGRVKTLHPMVHGGLLGRSGLDDGVMAEHGIGAIDLLVLNLYPFESVTAKADCTLADAVENIDIGGPAMLRSAAKNFARVAVATDPSQYAELLASLDANDGQLSAATRFAFSVAAFNRVAQYDAAISNYLSAVTATDAAVPARAEYPAQMNSTFVKVMDLRYGENPHQSGAFYRDLYPVPGTLATFQQLQGKELSYNNLADADAAWECVRQFDAPACVIVKHANPCGVAVGAGNGDAYELAYATDPTSAFGGIIAFNKPLDAATAKVILDRQFVEVLIAPDYEPAALEYAQKKANVRVLRIPHGDGLNNFDSKRVGSGLLLQSSDNRGMTRDELKVVSKLAPTDKQFTDLLFAWKVAKFVKSNAIVYAKDNRTIGVGAGQMSRVYSARIAGIKAADANLVVEGSVMASDAFFPFRDGIDAAAAAGIKAVIQPGGSMRDAEVIAAADEHGLAMVFTGVRHFRH
- the purD gene encoding phosphoribosylamine--glycine ligase, with translation MNVLVIGSGGREHALAWKLAQSSRVTEVIVAPGNAGTASEDKCRNVAVKVTDIDGLLALAQAEGVALTVVGPEVPLVAGVVDRFRAAGLRIFGPTAAAAQLEGSKAYAKDFLARHNIPTAFYAVHTDVDAALAYIREKGAPIVVKADGLAAGKGVIVAMTLTEAEDAVRDMLSGNAFGDAGARVVIEEFLDGEEASFISMVDGVHALPMATSQDHKRVGDGDTGPNTGGMGAYSPAPVVTPEVHARVMREVVNPTVQGMIADGIPFTGFLYAGLMIDASGAPKVIEFNVRFGDPETQPVMLRLQSDLVELVEAAIDGRLDQVEAQWDARPSLGVVLAAKPYPEAPITGDVISGLDDVPASAKVFHAGTALDAQGQVLSAGGRVLCVAALGDSVRDAQANAYAGVAKVTWTNEFHRTDIGWRAIAREG
- the rpoH gene encoding RNA polymerase sigma factor RpoH, with the translated sequence MSQNTSTALVANNLPIPSALGSLDAYIGAVHQIPVLSVDDEQDLARRFRDGNDLDAARELVHSHLRFVVHVARGYNGYGLALGDLIQEGNIGLMKAVKRFDPDMGVRLVSFAVHWIRAEMHEFILKNWRIVKVATTKAQRKLFFNLRKSKTRLGWMNAAEVSAVAKDLNVSEREVMEMESRLSGRDIGFDAPTDEDNEHAPPSPAAFLVANDEDPSMAYERADSEDNQMQLLREGLAELDARSRDIIRRRWLDADSKVTLQELADEYGVSAERIRQVEANALKKMKALFTA